One stretch of Juglans microcarpa x Juglans regia isolate MS1-56 chromosome 3D, Jm3101_v1.0, whole genome shotgun sequence DNA includes these proteins:
- the LOC121254798 gene encoding phosphatidylinositol 4-phosphate 5-kinase 8-like: MTERLTDQVFPNGDIYSGSFDEVQLNGKAKYTWSDGTIYEGDWEGGKMSGKGLIVWSSGAKYEGDISGGYLHGFGTFTGPDGSVYRGTWRMNVQHGIGTKQYSNSDTYEGSWKEGVHEGSGKYCWNGGNTYIGNWKGGKMCGRGVMKWVDGDRFDGFWLNGFRHGSGIYSFADGGYYFGKWSRGLKDGKGTLYPAGCKHPSLKKWHNSLRRDDRNFFLSHSSSLNSEAGRATRPSVKRSLSEKIFIDGGLRSTGRILRRASFSDENWGLFDHGRNIRCHESSSMSFHSSHEEQHEAQDNSTLFYEREYIQGVLIKERIRKLAVVSPKTKQRKKFSVKEATGNSCMDIFKGHQSYYLMLNLQLGIRYTVGKITPVPMRAVRSSDFGDRARIRMYFPRKGSQFTPPHYSNDFYWKDYCPMVFRNLRDMFKLDAAEYMMSMCGDDGLRELSSPGKSGSIFYLSHDDRFVIKTLKKPELKVLLKMLPYYYRHVGEHENTLITKFFGLHRITLNGGRKVRFVVMGNMFCTELQIHRRYDLKGSSQGRFTDKDKIDETTTLKDRDLSYAFHMDKLLRESLFRQISLDCMFLESQRIIDYSLLLGLHFRAPEHLKALVENPSALPHGDDGVSQGEPFIPSNGLLLVTHEPSSVSKPPGSHVRGSTLRAYSLGDKEADLLLPGTGRLRVQLGVNMPAQANRKLQQDDDSGVELFEVYDVVLYLGIIDILQEYNVKKKLEHTLKSLHFDPTTISAVEPKLYATRFINFLKTVFPDVS; this comes from the exons ATGACTGAAAG acTTACTGACCAAGTCTTTCCAAATGGAGACATCTATAGTGGTAGTTTTGACGAAGTACAGCTCAATGGAAAAGCTAAATATACATGGTCCGACGGAACAATTTATGAAGGTGATTGGGAAGGAGGGAAAATGTCAGGGAAAGGGCTGATCGTTTGGTCATCAGGGGCAAAATATGAGGGTGATATCTCGGGGGGTTATCTTCATGGTTTTGGCACGTTCACTGGACCTGATGGGTCTGTATACCGCGGGACCTGGAGGATGAATGTTCAGCATGGAATTGGAACAAAGCAGTATTCTAATTCTGATACATATGAAGGTTCATGGAAGGAAGGAGTACATGAAGGTTCTGGCAAGTATTGTTGGAATGGTGGAAACACGTATATCGGGAATTGGAAAGGTGGGAAAATGTGCGGTAGAGGGGTTATGAAATGGGTAGATGGTGATCGTTTTGATGGCTTTTGGTTAAATGGGTTCAGACATGGGTCTGGAATTTATAGCTTTGCTGATGGAGGATATTACTTTGGAAAGTGGAGTAGGGGCCTAAAAGATGGAAAAGGAACGTTATATCCTGCTGGATGTAAACATCCCTCTTTAAAAAAGTGGCATAACTCCCTTAGACGTGATGACAGAAATTTCTTTTTGTCTCACAGTTCGTCATTGAACTCAGAGGCAGGCAGGGCTACAAGACCAAGTGTTAAGCGCAGTCTTTCTGAGAAGATTTTTATTGATGGAGGTTTACGAAGTACAGGTCGCATATTACGAAGGGCTTCATTTTCAGATGAAAATTGGGGCCTCTTTGATCATGGTCGGAACATAAGATGTCATGAATCTTCAAGCATGTCATTCCATTCCTCTCATGAAGAGCAACATGAGGCACAAGATAACAGTACTTTATTTTATGAAAGGGAATATATTCAAGGAGTTTTAATAAAAGAGAGAATCAGGAAACTTGCAGTGGTATCACCCAAAACTAAACAGCGTAAAAAATTTAGTGTGAAAGAAGCAACTGGGAACTCGTGTATGGACATTTTCAAAGGCCATCAGAGCTATTATTTAATGCTTAATTTACAACTTGGCATAAG GTATACGGTTGGCAAGATCACACCAGTGCCTATGCGTGCAGTGCGGTCTTCTGATTTTGGCGATCGAGCTAGAATAAGGATGTATTTCCCAAGAAAGGGTTCCCAGTTTACACCTCCACACTATTCTAACGATTTCTACTGGAAAGACTACTGCCCAATGGTCTTCAG GAATTTGAGGGATATGTTCAAATTAGATGCAGCTGAGTACATGATGTCAATGTGTGGCGATGATGGTCTGAGGGAACTTTCTTCTCCTGGGAAAAGTGGCAGTATATTTTATCTTTCTCATGATGACAGATTTGTGATTAAGACTTTGAAAAAACCAGAACTGAAG GTTCTGCTCAAGATGCTTCCTTACTATTACCGTCATGTAGGGGAACATGAGAACACTCTGATAACAAAATTTTTTGGGCTCCACAGGATAACATTAAACGGTGGAAGAAAG GTACGTTTTGTGGTCATGGGGAATATGTTTTGCACAGAATTACAAATTCACCGTCGTTATGATCTGAAAGGATCATCTCAAGGAAGATTCACAGATAAAGACAAAATTGATGAGACTACCACATTGAAAGATCGTGATCTATCATATGCATTTCATATGGACAAATTATTGCGAGAATCCCTTTTTAG ACAAATTTCTCTGGATTGCATGTTCTTAGAATCTCAGCGGATAATTGATTACAGCCTTCTGTTGGGATTACACTTTAGAGCTCCTGAGCATCTCAAGGCTCTCGTAGAAAATCCCAGTGCTTTACCCCATGGTGATG ATGGAGTTTCACAAGGAGAACCCTTTATTCCTTCTAACGGCCTGCTACTAGTAACCCATGAACCCAGCTCTGTCAGCAAACCACCTGGTTCTCACGTCAGAGGAAGTACGTTGAGAGCATATTCTTTAGGTGACAAGGAAGCTGATCTTTTACTGCCTGGTACTGGGAG GTTACGTGTACAGTTGGGGGTTAACATGCCAGCTCAGGCTAATCGGAAGCTTCAGCAGGATGATGATTCCGGAGTTGAACTTTTTGAGGTTTATGATGTTGTTCTGTATTTGGGaataattgatatattacaGGAATACAATGTGAAAAAGAAGCTCGAGCATACATTGAAATCGTTGCATTTTGACCCCACTACAATATCAGCAGTTGAACCCAAGCTGTATGCTACACGTTTTATCAATTTCCTGAAGACAGTTTTCCCAGATGTTTCATGA
- the LOC121254800 gene encoding 3-ketoacyl-CoA synthase 7, with amino-acid sequence MIKNLTMDTGLLRFFSLSKLSIIRESPISIIHFLAATALFIALVICFTIRKSWSHSVYLVDFCCYLPPDCLRAPHAHFIEQLERSDFFDTDGIDFQVKVLERSGIGVEASAPLALHELPPDPSYNKARHETEEVLFTIVKDLLSNNNVNPQSIDILVSNCSLFCPTPSITSMIVNKFGFRSDIKAVSLSGMGCSAGMLSISLVKDLMKVHKNSVALVLSMEAATPNGYRGNVKSMLIANVLFRMGGAAILLSNREQDKPKAKYRLQNLVRTHLGSNDQAYQSVFQQPDKDGHVGVSLSRALLHVAANALRINISELGPRVLPYSEQLQYGWSVIRQKIWPSAGRKGIYVPNFKRAFEHFCIHAGGKAVIDAIQDNLGLSREEGEASRMTLYRFGNTSSSSVWYELCYLEAKGRVKKGDRVWQIAFGSGFKCNSAVWKCISDLDPEVIRNAWSDRIHLYPVEIPEVFDH; translated from the coding sequence ATGATCAAGAATCTGACAATGGATACCGGATTGCttagatttttttcattgtCAAAGCTTTCTATAATTAGAGAATCTCCAATCTCCATCATCCATTTCTTAGCAGCAACTGCTTTATTCATTGCACTTGTAATCTGTTTCACTATCAGAAAATCATGGTCCCATTCTGTCTATCTGGTTGACTTTTGTTGTTATTTGCCTCCCGATTGTTTGCGAGCTCCACATGCCCATTTCATTGAACAGCTTGAAAGAAGCGATTTTTTTGACACAGACGGTATCGATTTCCAGGTGAAAGTACTTGAAAGATCAGGCATTGGAGTTGAGGCCAGCGCGCCTCTTGCATTGCATGAGCTCCCACCTGATCCTTCTTATAACAAAGCTCGTCATGAAACTGAGGAGGTTCTGTTCACAATCGTCAAGGACCTTCTTTCTAATAACAACGTAAATCCCCAAAGTATCGACATTCTCGTTTCCAACTGCAGTCTCTTCTGCCCAACACCGTCCATCACGTCTATGATCGTAAACAAGTTCGGATTCAGGAGCGATATAAAGGCTGTTAGCCTCAGTGGAATGGGCTGCAGTGCTGGAATGCTATCAATAAGTCTGGTTAAAGATCTTATGAAAGTTCACAAAAACTCGGTAGCTTTGGTTCTCAGCATGGAAGCGGCAACTCCCAATGGTTACAGAGGTAACGTCAAGTCCATGCTTATTGCCAACGTTTTGTTTCGAATGGGAGGAGCGGCTATTTTGCTTTCCAACAGGGAGCAAGACAAGCCAAAGGCCAAGTACAGACTCCAGAACCTTGTCCGAACCCACTTAGGGTCCAACGACCAAGCATACCAGTCTGTGTTCCAACAACCTGACAAAGATGGTCATGTCGGGGTGTCTTTATCACGGGCGCTTCTACATGTTGCAGCCAATGCTCTGAGGATAAACATATCCGAGTTAGGCCCTCGTGTCCTGCCGTACTCCGAGCAGCTGCAGTATGGGTGGTCTGTGATCAGGCAGAAAATATGGCCTTCAGCAGGCCGGAAGGGAATTTATGTTCCAAATTTCAAAAGGGCTTTTGAGCATTTCTGTATACATGCAGGTGGAAAAGCTGTCATTGATGCCATACAGGATAATCTCGGGTTGAGCAGGGAAGAAGGAGAAGCATCAAGAATGACATTATATAGGTTCGGCAACACTTCGTCTTCTTCGGTCTGGTATGAGCTCTGCTATCTGGAGGCAAAAGGAAGGGTGAAGAAGGGAGACCGAGTTTGGCAAATTGCATTCGGAAGTGGCTTCAAGTGTAATAGTGCAGTTTGGAAATGCATTTCAGATCTTGATCCCGAAGTTATAAGAAATGCATGGTCGGACAGAATCCATTTGTATCCTGTTGAGATCCCTGAAGTGTTtgaccattaa
- the LOC121254799 gene encoding pentatricopeptide repeat-containing protein At1g10910, chloroplastic isoform X2, which produces MDMSLLGAGFQHTNFRYLPVPFPIIPSVSLSTTSPTTARSAKRNSQPKTAAATATTTTTLREEPPNSVKNKNGNGSVTGVHKRRHSKSYLERQSATLEVQQASDLGPAIARLGGILKVQDMNAILRHFGKLNRCQDLSQLFEWMQQSGKINASSYSTYMKFMGKSLNPVEAIEIYNGIQDESAKNNVFICNSVLSCLIRNGKFDRSIKLFHQMRRDGLTPDAVTYSTLLSGCIKVKDGYSKALELVQELLRNGLHMDSVIYGTLLAVCASNNKWEEAESYFNQMKDEGHSPNKFHYSSLLNAYSINGNYQKADELVQDMKSAGLVPNKVVLTTLLKVYVRGGLFEKSRELLAELETMGYAEEEMPYCLVMDGLAKAGCIDEAKSLFHEIKEKSIRSDGYSHSIMISAFCRGGLLEEAKQLARDFEATYDRYDLVMLNTMLCAYCRAGEMESVMQMLRKMDGLAISPDYKTFHILIKYFCKEKLYLLAYRTMEDMHNRGYQPEEELCSTLMFLLGKKKAHSEAFSVYNMLRYSKRTMCKALHEKILHILIAGRLLKEAYVVVKDNAGLISKPAIKKFSIAFFNSGNINLINDVIKAIHGSGYKIDQGLFQMVISRYIAQPEKKELLLQLLQWMPCQGYVVDSSTRNLILKNSHIFGRQLIAEMLSKQHMVSKASISH; this is translated from the exons ATGGATATGTCTTTGCTCGGCGCTGGGTTTCAGCACACCAACTTCCGCTACTTACCCGTGCCCTTTCCTATAATTCCTTCTGTATCCCTTTCCACCACCTCCCCCACTACCGCGAGATCAGCCAAGAGGAATTCCCAACCCAAAACAGCGGCTGCAACGGCAACGACAACGACAACTCTCCGTGAAGAACCACCTAATAgcgttaaaaataaaaatggaaatggCTCGGTTACTGGGGTTCATAAGAGGCGCCACTCCAAGTCCTACTTAGAAAGGCAATCTGCCACTCTTGAAGTTCAGCAGGCATCCGACTTGGGCCCGGCTATTGCAAG aTTAGGAGGGATTTTGAAGGTGCAAGACATGAATGCCATTTTACGACATTTTGGAAAGCTAAACAGATGTCAGGATCTTTCCCAG CTCTTTGAATGGATGCAACAAAGTGGCAAGATCAACGCTTCATCTTATAGCACTTATATGAAGTTTATGGGGAAGAGCCTAAATCCTGTAGAGGCAATAGAGATATACAATGGCATTCAAGATGAATCAGCGAAAAACAATGTCTTTATATGTAATTCTGTTCTTAGTTGTCTGATCAGGAATGGAAAGTTTGATAGAAGCATAAAACTGTTTCACCAAATGAGGCGAGATGGATTAACACCAGATGCTGTTACATATAGCACG CTGCTTTCAGGTTGCATCAAAGTCAAAGATGGTTATTCTAAGGCATTAGAGCTGGTTCAGGAGCTTCTGCGTAATGGGCTGCACATGGACAGTGTAATTTATGGGACACTTCTAGCTGTTTGTGCTTCAAATAATAAATGGGAAGAAGCAGAAAGCTATTTTAACCAGATGAAAGATGAAGGTCACTCACCGAACAAATTTCATTACAGTTCCTTGCTCAATGCTTACTCAATAAATGGAAACTATCAAAAGGCCGATGAGCTGGTTCAAGATATGAAATCTGCAGGGTTAGTGCCAAATAAG GTAGTTTTGACAACTTTATTAAAGGTATATGTTAGAGGAGGCTTGtttgaaaaatcaagagaaCTATTAGCTGAGCTGGAAACCATGGGCTATGCTGAAGAAGAG ATGCCCTACTGTTTAGTGATGGATGGCCTTGCTAAGGCTGGGTGTATAGATGAAGCTAAATCACTCTTTCacgaaataaaggaaaaatccaTCAGATCTG ATGGCTATTCCCATAGTATCATGATTTCAGCATTTTGCCGGGGTGGGCTTTTGGAAGAAGCAAAGCAGTTGGCTAGGGATTTTGAAGCCACCTATGACAGATATGACTTAGTAATGTTGAATACAATGCTCTGTGCTTACTGTAGAGCAGGTGAAATGGAAAGCGTAATGCAAATGCTAAGGAAAATGGATGGATTAGCAATCAGTCCAGATTATAAAACTTTTCATATCCTTATCAAATATTTCTGTAAGGAGAAGCTGTATCTGCTTGCTTACAGGACAATGGAGGACATGCACAATAGAGGTTACCAACCAGAGGAG gAACTTTGTTCCACTTTAATGTTtcttcttggaaagaaaaaagcaCATTCAGAAGCTTTTTCTGTGTACAATATGTTGAGATATAGTAAGAGAACGATGTGCAAGGCCCTTCATGAGAAGATTCTGCACATTCTAATAGCTGGAAGGCTACTCAAAGAGGCCTATGTAGTAGTGAAG GACAATGCAGGGTTGATCTCTAAGCCTGCAATAAAGAAGTTCTctattgcattttttaattCCGGAAACATCAACTTGATAAATGATGTTATAAAGGCGATCCATGGTTCTGGCTATAAGATTGATCAG GGGTTATTTCAGATGGTCATATCACGTTATATTGCCCAACCTGAAAAGAAGGAATTGCTTCTACAACTGTTACAATGGATGCCATGTCAAGGTTATGTTGTTGATTCGTCTACAAGAAACCTTATCCTCAAGAATTCACACATATTTGGTCGCCAACTAATTGCTGAAATGTTGTCCAAGCAGCATATGGTATCAAAAGCATCGATATCTCATTAA
- the LOC121254801 gene encoding uncharacterized protein At1g10890 isoform X3: protein MRWKSRSISPRRRRSRSPFRRHKSRSSTPRHYKRHRSRSSSSSPVRKSSSSSLGSIEQKNASEKLRLEEDEKKRRQQEAELKLIEEETMNRVEESIRRKVEECINSEEIKLEIQRLLEEGRKRLHDEVAAQLEKEKEAAIIEARQKEEKARREKEELERMLEENQRRIEEAQRREALEQQRREEERYRELEEIQRQKEEAMWREKQQEEEERSNQMKLLGKNKSRPKLSFALGSK, encoded by the exons ATGAG ATGGAAAAGTCGTTCTATTTCCCCAAGACGCCGCAGAAGTCGTTCACCTTTTAGACGTCATAAAAGTCGTTCTTCAACCCCAAGACATTATAAGAGGCATAGGAGTAGAAGTTCCTCCTCATCTCCTGTTCGAAAATCTTCAAGTTCAAGTCTTGGGTCCATAGAGCAGAAAAATGCGAGTGAAAAATTGAgattagaagaagatgagaagaaaag GCGACAACAGGAAGCAGAATTGAAATTGATAGAAGAAGAGACTATGAATAGAGTTGAAGAATCAATCCGTAGGAAAGTTGAAGAGTGCATCAACTCCGAGGAGATTAAGCTGGAAATACAGAGGCTGTTGGAGGAGGGGCGGAAGAGACTTCATGACGAAGTTGCAGCTCagcttgagaaagaaaaggaagctgCCATTATTGAGGCTAGACAAAAAGAG GAGAAGGCTCGTAGGGAGAAAGAAGAGCTGGAAAGGATGCTGGAGGAGAACCAGAGGAGAATAGAAGAAGCTCAGAGAAGGGAAGCTCTAGAGCAGCAGCGGCGAGAGGAGGAACGGTACCGGGAGCTAGAAGAGATACAAAGACAGAAAGAAGAGGCTATGTGGAGAGAGAAACAGCAAGAAGAGGAAGAACGGTCAAACCAGATGAAATTGTTGGGCAAGAACAAATCCCGTCCAAAATTGTCGTTTGCACTGGGCTCCAAGTGA
- the LOC121254801 gene encoding uncharacterized protein At1g10890 isoform X1, translating into MPRDLSRSRSPSYRRRYSPSPVGHRYSRRSRRERSRSPYSSYSYSRWKSRSISPRRRRSRSPFRRHKSRSSTPRHYKRHRSRSSSSSPVRKSSSSSLGSIEQKNASEKLRLEEDEKKRRQQEAELKLIEEETMNRVEESIRRKVEECINSEEIKLEIQRLLEEGRKRLHDEVAAQLEKEKEAAIIEARQKEEKARREKEELERMLEENQRRIEEAQRREALEQQRREEERYRELEEIQRQKEEAMWREKQQEEEERSNQMKLLGKNKSRPKLSFALGSK; encoded by the exons ATGCCTCGGGATTTGTCACGGTCGAGATCACCTTCGTATAGGCGAAGGTATTCACCATCTCCCGTGGGACATAGGTATAGCAGGAGAAGCCGAAGAGAGAGAAGTCGGTCTCCTTATTCATCCTATTCATATAGCAG ATGGAAAAGTCGTTCTATTTCCCCAAGACGCCGCAGAAGTCGTTCACCTTTTAGACGTCATAAAAGTCGTTCTTCAACCCCAAGACATTATAAGAGGCATAGGAGTAGAAGTTCCTCCTCATCTCCTGTTCGAAAATCTTCAAGTTCAAGTCTTGGGTCCATAGAGCAGAAAAATGCGAGTGAAAAATTGAgattagaagaagatgagaagaaaag GCGACAACAGGAAGCAGAATTGAAATTGATAGAAGAAGAGACTATGAATAGAGTTGAAGAATCAATCCGTAGGAAAGTTGAAGAGTGCATCAACTCCGAGGAGATTAAGCTGGAAATACAGAGGCTGTTGGAGGAGGGGCGGAAGAGACTTCATGACGAAGTTGCAGCTCagcttgagaaagaaaaggaagctgCCATTATTGAGGCTAGACAAAAAGAG GAGAAGGCTCGTAGGGAGAAAGAAGAGCTGGAAAGGATGCTGGAGGAGAACCAGAGGAGAATAGAAGAAGCTCAGAGAAGGGAAGCTCTAGAGCAGCAGCGGCGAGAGGAGGAACGGTACCGGGAGCTAGAAGAGATACAAAGACAGAAAGAAGAGGCTATGTGGAGAGAGAAACAGCAAGAAGAGGAAGAACGGTCAAACCAGATGAAATTGTTGGGCAAGAACAAATCCCGTCCAAAATTGTCGTTTGCACTGGGCTCCAAGTGA
- the LOC121254206 gene encoding uncharacterized protein LOC121254206, producing MEALLYQFNLLSGQSLQDKNFDPSTIDDAIRLFEIEAYRSWAAMELEEQKEVEEAETAVQRTEDYIDSVMESAMDEFRLFEEELERMSMAELKSLVNTAESARNMGNLMEKAASVASTRYLEAALNSATASMKSAWKGLSSKKVHPS from the coding sequence ATGGAAGCTCTGCTTTACCAGTTCAACCTCCTCTCGGGCCAATCTTTGCAAGATAAAAACTTCGATCCATCCACCATCGATGACGCCATAAGGCTGTTCGAGATCGAAGCGTACAGGTCATGGGCAGCCATGGAGCTCGAAGAGCagaaagaagtagaagaagccGAGACTGCGGTGCAACGAACCGAGGACTACATTGACTCGGTCATGGAAAGCGCCATGGACGAGTTTCGTCTATTCGAGGAGGAACTCGAAAGAATGTCGATGGCTGAGCTGAAAAGCTTGGTGAATACTGCCGAGAGTGCTAGAAATATGGGGAATTTGATGGAAAAGGCCGCATCTGTTGCTTCCACGAGGTATCTAGAGGCCGCATTGAATTCTGCTACTGCTTCCATGAAGTCTGCTTGGAAAGGACTTTCATCTAAAAAGGTCCATCCTTCTTAA
- the LOC121254799 gene encoding pentatricopeptide repeat-containing protein At1g10910, chloroplastic isoform X1 has protein sequence MDMSLLGAGFQHTNFRYLPVPFPIIPSVSLSTTSPTTARSAKRNSQPKTAAATATTTTTLREEPPNSVKNKNGNGSVTGVHKRRHSKSYLERQSATLEVQQASDLGPAIARLGGILKVQDMNAILRHFGKLNRCQDLSQLFEWMQQSGKINASSYSTYMKFMGKSLNPVEAIEIYNGIQDESAKNNVFICNSVLSCLIRNGKFDRSIKLFHQMRRDGLTPDAVTYSTLLSGCIKVKDGYSKALELVQELLRNGLHMDSVIYGTLLAVCASNNKWEEAESYFNQMKDEGHSPNKFHYSSLLNAYSINGNYQKADELVQDMKSAGLVPNKVVLTTLLKVYVRGGLFEKSRELLAELETMGYAEEEMPYCLVMDGLAKAGCIDEAKSLFHEIKEKSIRSDGYSHSIMISAFCRGGLLEEAKQLARDFEATYDRYDLVMLNTMLCAYCRAGEMESVMQMLRKMDGLAISPDYKTFHILIKYFCKEKLYLLAYRTMEDMHNRGYQPEEELCSTLMFLLGKKKAHSEAFSVYNMLRYSKRTMCKALHEKILHILIAGRLLKEAYVVVKVYNFGLRILVFIFTYQTSDFFCKTFSAQDNAGLISKPAIKKFSIAFFNSGNINLINDVIKAIHGSGYKIDQGLFQMVISRYIAQPEKKELLLQLLQWMPCQGYVVDSSTRNLILKNSHIFGRQLIAEMLSKQHMVSKASISH, from the exons ATGGATATGTCTTTGCTCGGCGCTGGGTTTCAGCACACCAACTTCCGCTACTTACCCGTGCCCTTTCCTATAATTCCTTCTGTATCCCTTTCCACCACCTCCCCCACTACCGCGAGATCAGCCAAGAGGAATTCCCAACCCAAAACAGCGGCTGCAACGGCAACGACAACGACAACTCTCCGTGAAGAACCACCTAATAgcgttaaaaataaaaatggaaatggCTCGGTTACTGGGGTTCATAAGAGGCGCCACTCCAAGTCCTACTTAGAAAGGCAATCTGCCACTCTTGAAGTTCAGCAGGCATCCGACTTGGGCCCGGCTATTGCAAG aTTAGGAGGGATTTTGAAGGTGCAAGACATGAATGCCATTTTACGACATTTTGGAAAGCTAAACAGATGTCAGGATCTTTCCCAG CTCTTTGAATGGATGCAACAAAGTGGCAAGATCAACGCTTCATCTTATAGCACTTATATGAAGTTTATGGGGAAGAGCCTAAATCCTGTAGAGGCAATAGAGATATACAATGGCATTCAAGATGAATCAGCGAAAAACAATGTCTTTATATGTAATTCTGTTCTTAGTTGTCTGATCAGGAATGGAAAGTTTGATAGAAGCATAAAACTGTTTCACCAAATGAGGCGAGATGGATTAACACCAGATGCTGTTACATATAGCACG CTGCTTTCAGGTTGCATCAAAGTCAAAGATGGTTATTCTAAGGCATTAGAGCTGGTTCAGGAGCTTCTGCGTAATGGGCTGCACATGGACAGTGTAATTTATGGGACACTTCTAGCTGTTTGTGCTTCAAATAATAAATGGGAAGAAGCAGAAAGCTATTTTAACCAGATGAAAGATGAAGGTCACTCACCGAACAAATTTCATTACAGTTCCTTGCTCAATGCTTACTCAATAAATGGAAACTATCAAAAGGCCGATGAGCTGGTTCAAGATATGAAATCTGCAGGGTTAGTGCCAAATAAG GTAGTTTTGACAACTTTATTAAAGGTATATGTTAGAGGAGGCTTGtttgaaaaatcaagagaaCTATTAGCTGAGCTGGAAACCATGGGCTATGCTGAAGAAGAG ATGCCCTACTGTTTAGTGATGGATGGCCTTGCTAAGGCTGGGTGTATAGATGAAGCTAAATCACTCTTTCacgaaataaaggaaaaatccaTCAGATCTG ATGGCTATTCCCATAGTATCATGATTTCAGCATTTTGCCGGGGTGGGCTTTTGGAAGAAGCAAAGCAGTTGGCTAGGGATTTTGAAGCCACCTATGACAGATATGACTTAGTAATGTTGAATACAATGCTCTGTGCTTACTGTAGAGCAGGTGAAATGGAAAGCGTAATGCAAATGCTAAGGAAAATGGATGGATTAGCAATCAGTCCAGATTATAAAACTTTTCATATCCTTATCAAATATTTCTGTAAGGAGAAGCTGTATCTGCTTGCTTACAGGACAATGGAGGACATGCACAATAGAGGTTACCAACCAGAGGAG gAACTTTGTTCCACTTTAATGTTtcttcttggaaagaaaaaagcaCATTCAGAAGCTTTTTCTGTGTACAATATGTTGAGATATAGTAAGAGAACGATGTGCAAGGCCCTTCATGAGAAGATTCTGCACATTCTAATAGCTGGAAGGCTACTCAAAGAGGCCTATGTAGTAGTGAAGGTATACAATTTTGGTTTAAGAATTCTTGTATTTATCTTTACCTATCAAACtagtgattttttttgtaaaacattCTCTGCTCAGGACAATGCAGGGTTGATCTCTAAGCCTGCAATAAAGAAGTTCTctattgcattttttaattCCGGAAACATCAACTTGATAAATGATGTTATAAAGGCGATCCATGGTTCTGGCTATAAGATTGATCAG GGGTTATTTCAGATGGTCATATCACGTTATATTGCCCAACCTGAAAAGAAGGAATTGCTTCTACAACTGTTACAATGGATGCCATGTCAAGGTTATGTTGTTGATTCGTCTACAAGAAACCTTATCCTCAAGAATTCACACATATTTGGTCGCCAACTAATTGCTGAAATGTTGTCCAAGCAGCATATGGTATCAAAAGCATCGATATCTCATTAA
- the LOC121254801 gene encoding uncharacterized protein At1g10890 isoform X2, with protein sequence MFLYRWKSRSISPRRRRSRSPFRRHKSRSSTPRHYKRHRSRSSSSSPVRKSSSSSLGSIEQKNASEKLRLEEDEKKRRQQEAELKLIEEETMNRVEESIRRKVEECINSEEIKLEIQRLLEEGRKRLHDEVAAQLEKEKEAAIIEARQKEEKARREKEELERMLEENQRRIEEAQRREALEQQRREEERYRELEEIQRQKEEAMWREKQQEEEERSNQMKLLGKNKSRPKLSFALGSK encoded by the exons atgtttttgtacagATGGAAAAGTCGTTCTATTTCCCCAAGACGCCGCAGAAGTCGTTCACCTTTTAGACGTCATAAAAGTCGTTCTTCAACCCCAAGACATTATAAGAGGCATAGGAGTAGAAGTTCCTCCTCATCTCCTGTTCGAAAATCTTCAAGTTCAAGTCTTGGGTCCATAGAGCAGAAAAATGCGAGTGAAAAATTGAgattagaagaagatgagaagaaaag GCGACAACAGGAAGCAGAATTGAAATTGATAGAAGAAGAGACTATGAATAGAGTTGAAGAATCAATCCGTAGGAAAGTTGAAGAGTGCATCAACTCCGAGGAGATTAAGCTGGAAATACAGAGGCTGTTGGAGGAGGGGCGGAAGAGACTTCATGACGAAGTTGCAGCTCagcttgagaaagaaaaggaagctgCCATTATTGAGGCTAGACAAAAAGAG GAGAAGGCTCGTAGGGAGAAAGAAGAGCTGGAAAGGATGCTGGAGGAGAACCAGAGGAGAATAGAAGAAGCTCAGAGAAGGGAAGCTCTAGAGCAGCAGCGGCGAGAGGAGGAACGGTACCGGGAGCTAGAAGAGATACAAAGACAGAAAGAAGAGGCTATGTGGAGAGAGAAACAGCAAGAAGAGGAAGAACGGTCAAACCAGATGAAATTGTTGGGCAAGAACAAATCCCGTCCAAAATTGTCGTTTGCACTGGGCTCCAAGTGA